The sequence ATACAAATACACGCACATGTCTATGTAAATAGTCCgactgaaaataaaagaattgaatCTGAGAACAGAGGCAAGGGGTGGTCAAACAGCGCCGTAGTACGTACCCTCATGAGGGTGGGCGTAATTGACATAAGCGTAGCCGAGAGAGGACGCCCGAGTATGATCCCTGAAAACCCTAATGGACACAACAGTAGCCACCTGGCCGAACAAATCGAAAAGTTGCCCCTCGTCCACGCTCGGGTCCAGATCCCCCACGTACAGCGCCAGGTTGGCGGGCACCCCGATAGCCGCCTCAGGGGTTGGAGGCGGCTGAGACGTCGACGTAGACGGAGCGGAAATATCAGCCGCCATTGGTATCGCAGAAAAAATTCCGAAAACAAATAAGTTTTTCAGTggaaaatcacaaaacaaagcaaaaaaaaacagagagtaTTTGTTGGGAAGAATTTGGTTTCTGATCGAATATATTATATACGGAAGGAAAAGCTAGGGTTTCCGTCTCCTAATGCTGTAAGgagttctctttttcttttatttttttggtttttaatttactCTGGAGTTGGAGTGTGAGGGAGGCGGAGCGAGAGGGGAAGGAAGGTGGCGAATGCATTTTATACGtgagtgtgtgagagagagagagttgaatcCACTGGGTTCGTTTCGAACTCCTTGGCATTTGAGGATGCACACGTGGATATGACGACGTGGAATTCGACCATTGAACTTGTCCCCCCAAGTTGTCGCGCGGCCccacttttcttgtttttttgcgtctacaatttataaaacaaattgaTTAATATATTCTACAGTCTTAGTTATTAAGGAAACAAATCGACAAAATCTATCTCAAATATTGGGTTATTTccttctaatttttcttatgaggcaactttatttaaaaaataaataaaatcgacTATCATAGAACATATCTAAAGTTACatgtcataatttgattttaaaaataaaattttaaaaaaaattctttagacacaaatgaattatataaaaataaactaacaaattgatatagtttgatattgtgcgtcagattgtaaaattacttttattataaagtagatataacggatcctataaaattacatcagtttgtagatttgattttgtgtaatttctttatatatgtaacacttctcaaatttaaaatttaaatcttataaataaaatcttatcatttaagtcATATGGATATTCTGTCTAtcaatttgagaataaaataattttaaaaaaaatagatggaaCAAAAGAAGGTTTGAGTTAGTAATATTCTTCCATGATTTTGAAAGCccaaaattgagagaaaaaaaaaaaagaaccatcacaaagaaattgaatcattataatatgaaatctaTCGATTACTAGCCTTAGAATTTTGACACGAGTATGTTTGCAAACTTTTTTATTGACGAATTAAAGGCGTTGCTGGTGTGAAAGTCCGTCCTAacaatttatataaaagtatatGGGTATATTGAGTGGTTTGTCACATAGTAGATTAGTAAATAgcataattcttttaaatattcaattggtGAAATTAAAAGCggaaaaatacttaaaaaaaaattatataaaagtaaatttataaactaacgtggtttgatatgatacgttagactgtaaaattatttttttttacagattaAATTTACGATATCATAtaaagtcacgtcaatttgtacgtagatttatttttgtgagatctttttgtAACTATAACATGTCCCTTAAAAGTGAGCAAAATACATGCAACACGTAAGACAGTTTGCAAACTTGCATGCATAGATCACATGGCGAAGATGTTTGGGATGGAGAAAAATATGTCACAAGTTTTGCATTGGTTTATTCATAGGTATTTTAAAATTCGAAACCAtataatgaattttaaattctcacacataCCTTAGATACTACGTTACTGTccttaaaagaataattttctcTATGCCCGTTATATTCTCAAACTGCCCAAGGAGGAAAAGAACATTGTAGCAAAGCCATTGGGATTATGGTTGCAGGAACTTTGGCTTGGCATGTTGTATATGATGCAAAATAACAATCTTCACACATGATTGATTGGACAAATGATACTGCATGAATGAAGTCCCTCCTTTTGGTTGAAGGATGAAATCTATAGGCAGTTCTTCAATACTCAAAAGCAATAGATGGTCATTGACTTTGTACTCGTACTTGGAGGCTGGATTTGGACTCAAAATCATAAATACAGCATGTAAAATCACTTGCATCATCGTTAGTTATACTCCCAAGGACACTAGATTTATTTATGTAGGATAGTTCTACAGCCACCAATCATTGCTCCCGCTTGCAGATACTGCTTGACATGGTATGACACAATggctttttttaattttttaaaacaagagataaTAGAGAGCAGATCTAGTGACTGGTGGTTTGCCATTGTTGACGGAGGCGATGGATTTTACAAGGGAGAGATGTTTTTGGGAGAGAGGAGGGCTTGAAGAAGACAAAAGGGAGAAGGGAGTAGATCTACTTTTTTGCTCGAAGAAGACGAAATTTTGTAATCTATTAAGTCATGCCACATGGAATGTCACATCAAGCGAGAAGGGCAAGCAATGGGCATAGCCTTTTCCATTTATGTATGTGGTCAAGACTCAGTGACATAAGCAAATTAGTAATGCTACCTACAATCTCATTATGTTCAATTCCTAGAGCCGCAGTAAGTAAAAATCTCAgaacatgatttttttgtataatttagaagaaaataaataaataaaatttgtttttaattaaattacatgattactttagttgattgaatttattttattctaaattatgTAAGAAAGTCATGTGCTGAGGTgtttaatccaaattcaaagagtaaaagaaaaaaaaaataattgagtaTAAGTATATCATTATCCATAACGAAAATTCATAGGAACATAACTAGGGGTGACCGCCCGCTAAGCAGATGACCTATGCTCACCTATCACAAGTCTATCGTTATATAATCTCGAGAATTGATAAAAAACAGCACATGAAATGCGctaaatatacataaatatggCTGTAAGCTTTCTTTTGCGAGGTTTGTCAAGGGTACTATAGATGGTGAACTATTAGAATAATGCTACTCACTTtcctaattttatcattatcttattattctatgatgtaatattagatgattgaagactatttattatctttcacttgtgaacctatcatctaatgccacatcatgagatggtgagaggatgatgaataaattttttctttgcaaCCCTTCTCCATCCTCCCCACAAGGTTTTCTCCCGCCCTTCTCTCTTGAACTCAAACTACGTTCTCTGCAACCATCAACACCTACCTTAGCCACAATTGAGAAAAGTTAGCTCCCCATCACATTAAATATAGGTAAGAgtaatattacttattattccttttatcatcatctcatgatgtggtgttaaataattgaatattatttactatattttacttattggcATATCATTTAATACTACATCATGATATGTTGAAAGAAcgatgataagataaaaaatatgataaatatatttttcctatAGGTAAACATGGAGAAGAGCTATAAATAAGGACTATCAATCTCACACATACTCTATAGATACATTTCTACGTCTAGCTCTCTCCATGGAAACGAGACCTATCTAACTTGAGCATATGAAGTTTGGTAGATTGGTTCGCCTGATTTCCTTTTTGCATGCCCAACATTTAGCCCGGGTTAAATTTTCAATGAAGAGAATTTGAGGGACTCCACgttatatacatattttaatttgtttgatttaaattttaaaatttattttttaaataaaattattctacaTAAATGATGTAGTgcataaaaattgaattatttaaataaaaaaaatatataatctcgaaaaaagaaaatactagtTGAACTTATAAAAGTGatcaattgaatattttatttttaattttatttacttaacagtgaagaaagtgaatattaatgaattgttatattttttttctattttttaaaatgtttaaatatatatataaataattaaaaaaaataaaagttgtacTTATCGGTTGAATTCTCAATTCCTGTAGCACTACTCCTCGGATAAAACAAAGATAGTACTAGCGTCCAGTCATGATTGCTGggtagtctatttttttttattttattttttaacaattttttagtatatttgattattaaaaaaaataaaacaatataaaattttattaataatcactttcttaaacattaaataaaaaaaataaaaataaaaataattgagacGTGATTTGTCTCCACTGgcattttccaaaaaagaaaaaaaaaaaaaaaactgctaaaTTTATTAATCGGTTAGTATGACTACACCGACTTCAGTTGCTTTTGGTTCCCTGGCGAGGCCGAACTCCCAAGGGCCAAAATAACGTACGaacaggaaaaagaagaaaacagcGAAACCACCGGCGGCACCCAAGCATGAGAGGGAGAAGCAAAGACTTTCTCAGCCTCTCTATATCTCTCCTCCCTCGTATCAAACGCCAGCTACTCTCAAAGCCACTATCACCCACTTGGGCTCTTATCGACTTCTGCCCTCTTTCCACCACAACCATCACCAATCCTGATAATGACAAAGCACCAAATTCGGAATCCAACAATAGAGACCCAATCCTTCTTGAAAAGTTTAGACAGAGAAAGCTCAAAGTTTCTTCAACAACCCAGAAAAGAAACCCCCACCACAGCCGTCACCAACACCTGGATCAAGCCCTGCTTATGAGAAGGACAGTTTGCAGAAGGAGGGTGGACCCACTAAGGTGGTGAACAGTTTTGGGGAGTTGGGTTTGAGTGAGGAGGTGATTGAGGCTGTGGAGGAGATGGGTGCGTTTGTTCCTACCGAGATTCAGTGTGTTGGGATTCCTGCAGTATTCGAAGGGAAGAGTGTGGTGATGAGTGCTCAGCCTAATTCTGGCAGAACTTTGGCCTACCTGTTGCCTCTTGTTCAGgtgatttattttgtgtttcctctttctttccgtTATTTCTACCTCCGACggttcaatattttttcttggacCAGTTATTGGTTTGTGGGTTAGTAGGATTTTGGAATGTGATGTTTGCTTTCATTTTGGTGGATTTAGTTTAATTgcttcttaaaattattttctgataaaagaaaatagattaaATCTGATCATTGTTTCAGGGGTCgtttctattttcaattttttgccaaccaacttatcaaaaaagtttcTTGCCAACCTGTTGCATGTGACTGTGTGCTTGTGTTTTGAACATGCTATTATTGCTAGTTGAAATTGAAATGCAAAGttgatttatttacttttctttGACTTCTAGTTTTTTAATTGCATTGTTTTGCTGCTCATTTTACGATTCCTGCTGAAGATCGTCAAAAGATAATTTCTAGCATCTTGGGTCATCTATATGTTCTCGTTGGAACCTGATATATACTGGGCAGTCGTTTTTAACTCTTCAAAACCTAACTGCCCTaggaaaacaatttttttagttGAATTGGTCGTGTATGTTGCCATCTAATGTGTCCATTATCCTGttagaatgaaaaattaatCATCTCTGCAAGTCAGTCCTAAGGGAAGTGTTCAGTTGCCATAAAATTGCAACAATATTACAATATTGTTATGTTTGTAGTAAGGGTAATATGAGGTCACGCTATTGACCCCATTAATTTTCTGTAGCTGATGAGACGGGGTCCAAAGCCCAAGCATCCACAAGCGGTAGTGCTATGCGCCACAGAAGAACTATCTGATGAGGTGCCCCTCTCCCTCCTTCTCGAGCATACCATATGAATTTCTGCACTCATAAACCTTAAGTATCACTCACCCTTATCATTAACTTTGGATGGACTTCACAGGTGTTTCATATGGCAAAGTTTATCAGCAGCTATGCACAGCTAAAGTCTACAAAGGAGAATGGTTCACCCCAGAAGAATTTGTCAAATGTCCCAATTGGCATGATAGTTGGAACCCCAGGCGAGGTTCTTCAACATATTGAAGAAGGGATTGTAGTTCTAGATGAAATCAAATACTTGGTCAGTATCTCGGATATAAatcttatttcaaaaatttcaaagctTGTATCTGTGCTCTTGCATAAATCTAATTCATTCAATCATGCTGAATATCTCTTTGTAGGTATTGGATGAGGTGGATGCCATGTTTGGTTTTGGCCTCGGTCCAGATATTCAAAAGATAATAACCCCATTAAGATATCATTCATCAAAATCTGATGACCAAGGAATTCAAACTATTCTAGTGACCTCGACAATAGCAAAGGTGCAggctttaaaattttctttctgttGGCTGCTGTTTCTGTGTTGTTTTGCTTATGTTGTTCAAAATGACAGATTCTGGGTAAAGGGCTATCACCCTTTTTGGAGCGTTTGGAGCACGATCAAGCAGGACAGATTGCTGCGATGTTGCTAGAGGTGGACAAAACAGAAGCATATCATCTCACTGAGTCCCTGGATGCTCTGAAGAAGAAAGTAGCAGAGGCTATAATTTCCCTTAACCCAACCGGATCAGAATCTTGACATTACTAGTTGTTTCACTCATATCAGATTATGGAGCAAAGCCAATATTTGCTTTCATGAGATTATTTTGTATGGACCTTCTCATGCGCCCATTTTTTAGGGCTTTTTGAGTGTCATCTGTGGAGTGAGTATAAATTCTACTGTAAATTTGTAG comes from Juglans microcarpa x Juglans regia isolate MS1-56 chromosome 8S, Jm3101_v1.0, whole genome shotgun sequence and encodes:
- the LOC121244905 gene encoding DEAD-box ATP-dependent RNA helicase 39-like isoform X1 — its product is MGAFVPTEIQCVGIPAVFEGKSVVMSAQPNSGRTLAYLLPLVQLMRRGPKPKHPQAVVLCATEELSDEVFHMAKFISSYAQLKSTKENGSPQKNLSNVPIGMIVGTPGEVLQHIEEGIVVLDEIKYLVLDEVDAMFGFGLGPDIQKIITPLRYHSSKSDDQGIQTILVTSTIAKILGKGLSPFLERLEHDQAGQIAAMLLEVDKTEAYHLTESLDALKKKVAEAIISLNPTGSES
- the LOC121244905 gene encoding DEAD-box ATP-dependent RNA helicase 39-like isoform X2, whose protein sequence is MRRGPKPKHPQAVVLCATEELSDEVFHMAKFISSYAQLKSTKENGSPQKNLSNVPIGMIVGTPGEVLQHIEEGIVVLDEIKYLVLDEVDAMFGFGLGPDIQKIITPLRYHSSKSDDQGIQTILVTSTIAKILGKGLSPFLERLEHDQAGQIAAMLLEVDKTEAYHLTESLDALKKKVAEAIISLNPTGSES